The Thermodesulfobacteriota bacterium genome includes a window with the following:
- a CDS encoding PfkB family carbohydrate kinase produces the protein MNDASFLSDAERWVAVFPSCRVLVVGDIMLDEYVFGTVGRISPEAPVPVVAVTRDARVPGGAANVALNLAGLGTGVEMAGLVGNDAAGRDVVRALRRRKIGVSAVLADTERPTTVKTRVIAHSQQVVRVDREKNGPPSRRTHEALLRKIVGAMDGVRGVVFS, from the coding sequence ATGAATGATGCGTCCTTCCTCTCCGACGCCGAACGCTGGGTCGCGGTCTTCCCCTCGTGCCGCGTCCTCGTCGTTGGGGACATAATGCTCGACGAGTACGTGTTCGGGACGGTCGGGCGGATCTCCCCCGAAGCGCCCGTGCCCGTGGTCGCCGTCACGCGCGACGCGCGGGTCCCGGGCGGGGCGGCCAACGTGGCGCTGAACCTCGCGGGGCTGGGAACCGGGGTCGAGATGGCCGGGCTGGTCGGGAACGACGCCGCGGGAAGGGATGTGGTCCGGGCGCTGCGGAGGAGGAAGATCGGCGTCTCCGCGGTCCTGGCGGATACCGAACGGCCAACGACGGTGAAGACCCGGGTCATCGCCCACAGCCAGCAGGTGGTGCGCGTCGACCGGGAGAAGAACGGGCCGCCGTCGCGGCGGACGCACGAGGCGCTGCTGCGGAAGATCGTGGGCGCCATGGACGGGGTCCGGGGGGTCGTTTTCTCGG
- a CDS encoding Trm112 family protein translates to MDKELLEILACPKCKGDLRLAAEDSELRCPSCRLSYRIEDGIPILLEDEAVPYE, encoded by the coding sequence ATGGACAAGGAGCTGCTCGAGATCCTGGCGTGCCCGAAGTGCAAGGGCGACCTCCGGCTTGCGGCGGAGGATTCCGAGCTGCGCTGCCCGTCCTGCCGGCTTTCGTACCGGATCGAGGACGGCATTCCCATCCTTCTGGAAGACGAGGCCGTCCCCTATGAATGA